The following proteins are encoded in a genomic region of Glycine max cultivar Williams 82 chromosome 18, Glycine_max_v4.0, whole genome shotgun sequence:
- the LOC100809657 gene encoding protein NRT1/ PTR FAMILY 2.13, translating into MLAMEGNKKTKQYGLDSATSWFGSCISSCSSSEKVSTHRKLPRTASESSVTNPMKKRGGWKAIIFILGNETFERLAVFGLFANFMVYLTREFHLDQVYASNIISLWFGISNFTPLLGAFISDAYVGRFRTIAFASFGTLSGLIVVSLTSWLPELHPPSCTPQQLASRQCVRASSSQIGVLLMGLCFLTIGSAGVRPCSIPFGVDQFDPTTDEGRKGINSYFNWYYTTFTMVLLVTQTVVVYIQDSVSWRIGFGIPTVCMLCSIIMFFVGTRVYVHVKPEGSIFSGIAQVLVTAYKKRKLNLPMSEEKPDGVFYDPPLIGITVVSKLPLTKEFRALNKAALIMEGELNPDGTRVNQWRLVSIQQVEEVKCLARIIPIWAAGILSLISMTQQGTFTVSQAMKMNRHLGAKFQIPAGSVSVISLITIALWLPFYDRILVPKLRKMTKHEGGITLLLRIGIGMVFSILSMVVAGYVEKVRRDSANSNPTPLGIAPMSVLWLAPHLILMGLCEAFNIIGQIEFFNRQFPEHMRSIGNSFFSCSFGVSSYVSSIIVNIVHHSTRTHSHPDWLTDDINAGRLDYFYYLIAGLTSLNLVFFIYVARRYQYKGNVDLLDETHQVELGSHKA; encoded by the exons ATGTTAGCTATGGAGGGTAATAAGAAGACTAAGCAATATGGTCTTGACTCTGCCACTTCTTGGTTTGGAAGTTGCATTTCTTCATGTTCATCATCAGAAAAAGTGTCAACTCACAGAAAGCTTCCTAGAACTGCTTCCGAATCATCAGTTACCAACCCCATGAAGAAGCGTGGAGGATGGAAGGCCATAATCTTTATTTTAG GGAATGAAACCTTCGAGAGGTTGGCAGTGTTTGGGTTATTTGCCAACTTCATGGTGTATTTGACAAGAGAATTTCACTTGGACCAAGTTTATGCTTCTAACATTATCAGTTTATGGTTTGGGATCTCAAACTTTACCCCTCTTCTTGGTGCCTTTATTTCTGATGCCTATGTTGGTCGCTTCCGAACCATAGCTTTTGCATCCTTTGGTACCCTTTCG GGTTTGATCGTGGTGAGTTTAACATCGTGGTTACCAGAATTGCACCCTCCATCTTGTACTCCTCAGCAACTAGCATCTCGTCAATGCGTAAGAGCAAGCAGTTCTCAAATAGGTGTGCTTCTTATGGGACTTTGCTTCTTAACCATCGGATCTGCTGGGGTAAGGCCATGCAGCATACCATTTGGTGTTGACCAATTTGATCCAACCACAGATGAAGGAAGAAAAGGGATCAATAGCTACTTTAATTGGTACTACACCACTTTCACAATGGTATTGTTGGTCACTCAAACAGTGGTGGTCTATATCCAAGACTCTGTGAGCTGGAGGATAGGGTTTGGGATACCAACTGTGTGCATGCTATGCTCCATAATAATGTTCTTTGTGGGCACAAGGGTCTACGTGCATGTAAAGCCTGAAGGAAGCATTTTTTCTGGTATTGCTCAAGTTTTAGTGACTGcatataaaaagagaaaactcAACCTTCCAATGAGTGAGGAGAAGCCAGATGGAGTTTTTTATGATCCCCCACTAATTGGGATCACAGTTGTGTCAAAGCTGCCTTTAACCAAAGAATTCAG GGCCTTGAATAAAGCTGCATTAATAATGGAGGGTGAGCTAAACCCAGATGGGACCAGAGTAAATCAATGGAGACTTGTCAGCATCCAACAAGTAGAAGAGGTTAAATGCTTAGCAAGAATTATCCCAATTTGGGCAGCAGGGATTCTTAGTCTCATTTCCATGACTCAACAAGGAACATTTACTGTGTCACAAGCAATGAAAATGAATAGACACCTTGGAGCCAAATTCCAAATCCCAGCTGGTTCTGTTAGTGTCATATCACTAATCACCATAGCTTTATGGCTTCCATTCTATGACCGAATCCTAGTGCCAAAACTCAGAAAAATGACTAAGCATGAAGGTGGTATCACTCTCCTCCTAAGAATTGGAATTGGCATGGTGTTCTCTATTCTATCTATGGTTGTTGCTGGCTACGTTGAAAAAGTGAGAAGGGATTCAGCAAATTCAAATCCAACTCCACTAGGAATTGCTCCAATGTCAGTGTTGTGGCTAGCCCCACACTTGATCCTTATGGGTCTATGTGAGGCCTTCAATATTATAGGACAAATTGAGTTCTTCAACAGGCAATTTCCTGAGCATATGAGAAGCATTGGTAATTCCTTCTTCTCGTGTTCTTTTGGTGTGTCTAGCTATGTGAGTAGCATAATAGTCAACATAGTTCATCATTCTACAAGAACACATAGCCATCCGGATTGGTTAACAGATGATATAAATGCTGGGAGGCTAGACTACTTTTACTACCTAATAGCTGGGTTAACTTCCCTCaacctagttttttttatatatgttgcaAGAAGATATCAGTACAAGGGAAATGTGGACCTCCTTGATGAAACTCATCAGGTAGAGCTTGGATCTCACAAAGCCTAA